A single genomic interval of Streptomyces showdoensis harbors:
- a CDS encoding sirohydrochlorin chelatase, whose translation MRDLVLAVHGSAVPEAGATVARLADTVRRLTEAPVAVAHLDHQKPSLPYVLADRPGAVVVPLLLGDGYHRTVDVPAVARHFDCTVTRGLSGEPGVGLALCDRLRAAERAAGGPADAVVVAGAGSSRPGGNDGTLAALDRLAHLVPVPVTAAYCSATGPTAPPVAEAVASLHARGFRRVAVAAHLLAPGRFTRALEALPGVWAVSAPLADHPRIAGAVAKRYGTAPHAAGEAAGSRPSARASVAGGRR comes from the coding sequence ATGCGGGATCTCGTACTCGCCGTGCACGGCAGCGCCGTGCCCGAGGCCGGGGCGACGGTCGCCCGGCTCGCGGACACCGTCCGCCGGCTCACCGAAGCCCCCGTGGCCGTCGCCCATCTGGACCACCAGAAGCCGTCGTTGCCGTACGTGCTCGCCGACCGGCCGGGCGCCGTCGTCGTGCCGCTGCTGCTCGGCGACGGCTACCACCGCACCGTCGACGTCCCCGCCGTCGCCCGGCACTTCGACTGCACCGTCACCCGCGGCCTGAGCGGCGAGCCGGGCGTCGGGCTCGCCCTGTGCGACCGGCTGCGCGCCGCCGAGCGGGCGGCGGGCGGCCCCGCGGACGCGGTCGTCGTCGCCGGTGCCGGTTCGTCCCGGCCGGGCGGCAACGACGGCACCCTGGCGGCCCTGGACCGGCTCGCGCACCTGGTCCCGGTCCCGGTGACCGCCGCCTACTGCTCGGCCACGGGCCCGACGGCACCGCCGGTCGCCGAGGCCGTCGCCTCGCTCCACGCCCGCGGTTTCCGCCGGGTCGCGGTCGCCGCGCACCTGCTGGCCCCCGGCCGCTTCACCCGCGCCCTGGAGGCGCTCCCCGGCGTCTGGGCGGTCTCGGCACCGCTGGCCGACCACCCGCGGATCGCGGGGGCGGTGGCGAAGCGGTACGGGACGGCGCCGCACGCGGCCGGGGAGGCGGCGGGGAGCCGTCCCTCCGCGCGGGCCTCCGTGGCGGGCGGACGACGGTAG
- a CDS encoding FAD-dependent oxidoreductase, producing the protein MAAAPAGPAQQTRNLVLIGHGMVGHRLLEALAERGALAGPDGGPGWRAVVLAEEDVPAYDRVHLSSVFAGTEPGRLALPALDEDLVDLRLGDPAEHVDTAARTVTTTSGAVVPYDVLVMATGSYPFVPPIPGADAAGCFTYRTLYDVEALTSYAGAGNGVRDGVVIGGGLLGLEAAGALRSLGVATHVVEFAPRLMPLQVDDGGAAALRATIESMGVAVHTGVGAAEVDVDADGRVRSLMLSDGTRIPADLVVFSAGVRPRDRLAREAGLAVGDRGGVAVDEHCRTSDPYVYAVGECAQTCDGRVYGLVAPGYQMAEVVADRLAGPGGSVFTGADTSTKLKLLGADVASFGDPFADEPRATEIVFSDGREGVYKKLLLGPEGQLLGGILVGDAEAYGSLRPHAGRQLPAPPEAFLLPSPDGAGQLPGAEALADDAVVCSCHNVTKGAVREAIAEHGLVDVGGVKRCTKAGTGCGGCLNTLQAVLDAAGVEKPRGLCEHFPELGRSEIYDLIRTEHIRSFTELMERYGSVDAGAGAGAGAGAGAGTVGGAGTVGGAGSGSAAGSGSGAVSGCTVCKPVVANVLGTLAPELGLRHVLEGEQAALQDSNDLFLANLQKDGTYSVVPRVPGGEITAEQLIVIGEVARDHGLYSKITGGQRIDLFGARKEELPAIWRRLIAAGFESGQAYGKSLRTVKSCVGSKFCRFGQGDSVQLAIDLELRYRGLRAPHKFKGGVSGCLRECAEARGKDIGVIATAGGWNLYVGGNGGTTPRHADLLAADLSAAELFALVDRFLMYYIRTGERLERTSAWLERLGGTGGGIAHLREVLVEDSLGICAELEAQMDRHVAAYRDEWQAVLEDPAALERFEPHVAGVRFLEPGRGRAAVLADGTEAALFKDGTGEVYAVGNRDPFSGADVIANGIMGTRGGVPVVASPMHKQEFDLRTGVCLDDPEVALPLLAVPQVPKGS; encoded by the coding sequence ATGGCTGCCGCCCCCGCCGGCCCCGCCCAGCAGACCCGGAACCTCGTGCTGATCGGCCACGGCATGGTCGGGCACCGGCTCCTGGAGGCCCTGGCCGAGCGGGGCGCGCTCGCCGGCCCCGACGGCGGGCCCGGCTGGCGCGCGGTGGTGCTCGCGGAGGAGGACGTCCCCGCGTACGACCGGGTGCACCTCTCCTCGGTCTTCGCCGGCACGGAGCCCGGCCGGCTCGCCCTCCCCGCCCTCGACGAGGACCTCGTCGACCTGCGGCTCGGCGACCCGGCCGAGCACGTCGACACCGCCGCCCGGACGGTCACCACGACCTCCGGCGCCGTGGTGCCGTACGACGTGCTGGTCATGGCCACCGGCTCGTACCCGTTCGTGCCGCCGATCCCCGGAGCCGACGCGGCCGGCTGCTTCACGTACCGCACCCTGTACGACGTCGAGGCCCTCACCTCGTACGCCGGCGCGGGGAACGGCGTCCGCGACGGGGTCGTCATCGGCGGCGGGCTGCTCGGCCTGGAGGCGGCGGGCGCGCTGCGCAGCCTCGGGGTCGCCACGCACGTCGTGGAGTTCGCGCCCCGGCTGATGCCGCTCCAGGTCGACGACGGCGGCGCGGCGGCGCTGCGCGCCACGATCGAGTCGATGGGCGTGGCCGTGCACACGGGGGTCGGCGCGGCCGAGGTCGACGTCGACGCCGACGGCCGGGTGCGGTCCCTGATGCTGTCCGACGGTACGCGGATCCCCGCCGACCTGGTGGTCTTCTCGGCGGGCGTACGGCCCAGGGACCGCCTCGCGCGCGAGGCGGGGCTCGCGGTCGGCGACCGCGGGGGCGTGGCGGTGGACGAACACTGCCGGACGAGCGACCCGTACGTGTACGCGGTCGGCGAGTGCGCCCAGACCTGCGACGGCCGGGTCTACGGCCTGGTCGCCCCCGGCTACCAGATGGCGGAGGTGGTCGCGGACCGGCTCGCGGGGCCGGGCGGCTCGGTGTTCACGGGCGCCGACACGTCGACCAAGCTGAAGCTGCTCGGGGCGGACGTGGCGTCGTTCGGCGACCCGTTCGCCGACGAGCCGCGGGCCACCGAGATCGTGTTCTCGGACGGGCGCGAGGGCGTCTACAAGAAGCTGCTGCTCGGCCCGGAGGGGCAGCTCCTCGGCGGCATCCTGGTGGGTGACGCGGAGGCGTACGGCTCGCTGCGGCCGCACGCGGGGAGGCAGCTCCCGGCCCCGCCCGAGGCCTTCCTCCTGCCGTCCCCGGACGGCGCGGGGCAGCTGCCGGGCGCGGAGGCCCTCGCGGACGACGCCGTCGTCTGCTCGTGCCACAACGTCACCAAGGGAGCGGTGCGGGAGGCGATCGCCGAGCACGGGCTCGTCGACGTCGGCGGCGTCAAGCGCTGCACCAAGGCGGGCACCGGCTGCGGCGGCTGCCTGAACACCCTCCAGGCGGTCCTGGACGCGGCCGGCGTGGAGAAGCCGCGCGGGCTGTGCGAGCACTTCCCGGAGCTGGGCCGCTCCGAGATCTACGACCTGATCCGCACGGAACACATCCGCTCCTTCACCGAGTTGATGGAGCGGTACGGGAGTGTTGACGCGGGTGCGGGTGCGGGTGCGGGTGCGGGTGCGGGCGCGGGCACGGTCGGGGGCGCGGGCACGGTCGGGGGCGCGGGCTCCGGCTCCGCTGCCGGCTCCGGCTCCGGCGCGGTCTCCGGCTGCACGGTCTGCAAGCCCGTCGTCGCCAACGTCCTCGGCACCCTCGCCCCCGAACTCGGGCTGCGGCACGTCCTGGAGGGCGAACAGGCGGCGCTCCAGGACTCCAACGACCTGTTCCTCGCCAACCTCCAGAAGGACGGCACCTACTCGGTCGTGCCGCGCGTCCCGGGCGGCGAGATCACCGCCGAGCAGCTCATCGTCATCGGCGAGGTGGCCCGCGACCACGGTCTCTACAGCAAGATCACGGGCGGCCAGCGCATCGACCTGTTCGGCGCGCGGAAGGAGGAGCTCCCCGCGATCTGGCGCCGGCTGATCGCCGCGGGCTTCGAGTCGGGCCAGGCGTACGGGAAGTCGCTGCGGACGGTGAAGTCCTGCGTCGGCTCCAAGTTCTGCCGCTTCGGGCAGGGCGACTCGGTGCAGCTCGCGATCGACCTGGAGCTGCGCTACCGGGGCCTGCGCGCCCCGCACAAGTTCAAGGGCGGGGTGTCGGGCTGCCTGCGCGAGTGCGCGGAGGCACGCGGCAAGGACATCGGCGTGATCGCCACCGCCGGCGGCTGGAACCTGTACGTCGGCGGCAACGGCGGCACCACCCCCCGCCACGCCGACCTGCTGGCCGCCGACCTCTCGGCGGCGGAACTGTTCGCCCTGGTCGACCGCTTCCTCATGTACTACATCCGCACGGGCGAGCGCCTGGAGCGCACCTCCGCCTGGCTGGAGCGCCTGGGCGGGACCGGCGGCGGCATCGCGCACCTGCGGGAGGTCCTCGTGGAGGACTCGCTGGGGATCTGCGCCGAGCTGGAGGCGCAGATGGACCGGCACGTGGCCGCGTACCGCGACGAGTGGCAGGCGGTCCTGGAGGACCCGGCGGCCCTGGAGCGCTTCGAGCCGCACGTGGCGGGCGTCCGGTTCCTGGAGCCCGGCCGGGGCCGGGCCGCGGTGCTCGCCGACGGGACGGAGGCCGCGCTGTTCAAGGACGGCACGGGCGAGGTGTACGCGGTGGGCAACCGGGACCCGTTCTCGGGCGCCGACGTCATCGCGAACGGGATCATGGGCACCCGCGGCGGCGTGCCGGTGGTGGCCTCGCCGATGCACAAGCAGGAGTTCGACCTGCGGACCGGCGTCTGCCTGGACGACCCGGAGGTGGCGCTGCCGCTGCTGGCGGTCCCCCAGGTCCCGAAGGGTTCGTAG
- a CDS encoding MFS transporter → MSSVAQDSRTQAGPSPASYDTEQYRPGRPITDWEPENELFWKSVGKKVANRNLWIAVPALLVAFVVWQVWSVTATNLKDVGFSFSTSQLFWLTAIPGLTGGTARIFYTFLGPMVGQRRFTALSTVVLIVPLIWLGIAIQDPSTSYGVMVAIAALCGIGGANFASSLANIGFFFPKAKKGSATGINGGLGNLGVSVVQLLTPIVITWSTIAIGSAQHKADGTPVYLQNAAFIWVPVLLVLAAVAWFGQNDLKVASTPFSKQKVIFKRKHNWLMTWLYVGTFGSFIGFAAALPMLIKTTFPDYSVATYAWMGPAVGALARWAGGWIADKWGGARVTILSFVGMAISIIGVINFLPSGGGGGSFYGFFFCFLAAFLFSGIGNGSTFRQIPVIFRGTHLKGLTEGTPEYARALKQAEMESGAVTGFTSAIAAYGFFFIPALFGSVAVTSAMWGFVAFYASCTVVTWWFYARKGAEAPS, encoded by the coding sequence ATGAGTTCCGTAGCCCAGGACAGCAGAACGCAGGCCGGTCCGTCACCCGCCTCGTACGACACGGAGCAGTACCGCCCCGGCCGGCCCATCACGGACTGGGAGCCGGAGAACGAGCTGTTCTGGAAGTCGGTCGGCAAGAAGGTCGCCAACCGCAACCTGTGGATCGCGGTTCCGGCGCTGCTCGTGGCCTTCGTCGTCTGGCAGGTCTGGTCGGTCACCGCGACCAACCTGAAGGACGTCGGCTTCTCCTTCTCCACCTCCCAGCTGTTCTGGCTGACGGCCATCCCCGGTCTGACCGGCGGCACGGCCCGGATCTTCTACACCTTCCTCGGCCCGATGGTCGGCCAGCGGCGCTTCACCGCCCTGTCGACGGTGGTGCTGATCGTGCCGCTGATCTGGCTGGGCATCGCGATCCAGGACCCGTCGACCTCGTACGGCGTGATGGTCGCGATCGCCGCGCTCTGCGGCATCGGCGGCGCCAACTTCGCCTCCTCCCTCGCCAACATCGGCTTCTTCTTCCCCAAGGCGAAGAAGGGCAGCGCGACCGGCATCAACGGCGGCCTGGGCAACCTGGGCGTCTCGGTGGTCCAGCTGCTCACCCCGATCGTCATCACCTGGTCGACGATCGCCATCGGCTCCGCCCAGCACAAGGCGGACGGCACCCCGGTCTACCTGCAGAACGCGGCCTTCATCTGGGTGCCCGTGCTGCTGGTGCTGGCCGCCGTGGCCTGGTTCGGGCAGAACGACCTGAAGGTGGCCTCCACCCCCTTCAGCAAGCAGAAGGTCATCTTCAAGCGCAAGCACAACTGGCTGATGACCTGGCTCTACGTCGGCACCTTCGGCTCCTTCATCGGCTTCGCCGCGGCGCTCCCGATGCTGATCAAGACCACCTTCCCGGACTACTCGGTCGCCACCTACGCCTGGATGGGCCCGGCGGTCGGCGCCCTCGCCCGGTGGGCGGGCGGCTGGATCGCGGACAAGTGGGGCGGCGCGCGGGTGACGATCCTGTCCTTCGTGGGCATGGCGATCTCCATCATCGGCGTGATCAACTTCCTGCCCTCGGGCGGTGGCGGAGGCTCCTTCTACGGATTCTTCTTCTGCTTCCTCGCGGCCTTCCTCTTCTCCGGCATCGGCAACGGTTCGACCTTCCGGCAGATCCCGGTCATCTTCCGAGGCACCCACCTGAAGGGGCTGACGGAGGGCACCCCGGAATACGCCCGGGCCCTCAAGCAGGCGGAAATGGAGTCCGGTGCGGTCACCGGCTTCACCTCGGCCATCGCGGCCTACGGCTTCTTCTTCATCCCTGCCCTCTTCGGCTCGGTGGCCGTGACCAGCGCGATGTGGGGATTCGTCGCCTTCTACGCCAGCTGCACCGTCGTGACCTGGTGGTTCTACGCCCGCAAGGGCGCCGAGGCCCCCAGCTGA
- the pflB gene encoding formate C-acetyltransferase produces MIEKAVRAVTATPAEATVNEGAWKGFKGGLWRDAIDVRDFIQQNYTPYEGDDSFLAGPTERTTAVWKAITDKFPEERAKGVYDVSYDIPSTITAHAPGYIDRDKDLIVGLQTDAPLKRAIMPYGGWRMVAGALETYGYPVSAELEKVFTEYRKTHNAGVFDAYTPEIRAARKAGIVTGLPDAYGRGRIIGDYRRVALYGVDRLIAVKKEEKEELNSLPAGHRSLEETIRLREELSEQMRALGELKAMAASYGYDISGPATTGREAIQWLYFAYLAAVKEQNGAAMSLGRTSTFVDVYLQRDLEAGLLTEEQAQELVDDFIIKLRIVRFLRTPEYDELFSGDPTWVTESIAGMGEDGRPLVSKTSFRYLQTLYNLGPAPEPNMTVFWSPQLPQGFKEFCAKVSIDTSSVQYESDELMRPRFGDDTAIACCVSAMPVGKQMQFFGARVNLAKTLLYAINGGRDEKSGAQVGPETGAITSDVLDYDEVMRKFDEQMEWLADVYVHALNVIHYMHDRYAYERIEMALHDRDVRRTMACGIAGLSVAADSLAAVKYAKVTPVRDETGLATDYTIEGEFPAYGNNDERVDEIAVWLVEEFMKKVRKHPTYRNAEHTQSVLTITSNVVYGKKTGNTPDGRRAGEPFSPGANPMNGRDTHGYVASALSVAKLPYEDAEDGISLTNTVTPDGLGRTPEERIKNLAGVLDGYMASDGFHMNVNVLNRDVLMDAMEHPENYPQLTIRVSGYAVNFVRLTREQQLDVLNRTFHGSL; encoded by the coding sequence ATGATCGAGAAGGCGGTGCGGGCAGTGACTGCGACCCCTGCTGAAGCGACGGTGAACGAGGGAGCCTGGAAGGGCTTCAAGGGCGGCCTCTGGCGCGACGCCATCGACGTCCGTGACTTCATCCAGCAGAACTACACGCCGTACGAGGGCGACGACTCCTTCCTCGCCGGCCCCACCGAGCGGACCACCGCCGTGTGGAAGGCCATCACGGACAAGTTCCCGGAGGAGCGCGCGAAGGGCGTCTACGACGTCTCGTACGACATCCCCTCCACCATCACCGCCCACGCCCCCGGCTACATCGACCGCGACAAGGACCTGATCGTCGGTCTCCAGACGGACGCGCCGCTCAAGCGCGCGATCATGCCGTACGGCGGCTGGCGCATGGTCGCCGGCGCCCTGGAGACCTACGGCTACCCGGTCTCCGCGGAGCTGGAGAAGGTCTTCACCGAGTACCGCAAGACCCACAACGCGGGTGTCTTCGACGCGTACACCCCCGAGATCCGCGCCGCCCGCAAGGCCGGCATCGTCACCGGACTCCCCGACGCCTACGGCCGCGGCCGCATCATCGGCGACTACCGGCGCGTGGCCCTCTACGGCGTCGACCGCCTCATCGCGGTGAAGAAGGAGGAGAAGGAGGAGCTCAACTCCCTCCCCGCCGGTCACCGTTCGCTCGAGGAGACCATCCGGCTGCGCGAGGAGCTCTCCGAGCAGATGCGCGCCCTCGGCGAGCTGAAGGCGATGGCCGCCTCCTACGGCTACGACATCTCCGGCCCCGCCACCACCGGCCGCGAGGCCATCCAGTGGCTGTACTTCGCCTACCTCGCCGCCGTGAAGGAGCAGAACGGCGCCGCGATGTCGCTGGGCCGCACCTCCACCTTCGTCGACGTCTACCTCCAGCGCGACCTCGAGGCCGGCCTCCTCACCGAGGAGCAGGCCCAGGAACTGGTCGACGACTTCATCATCAAGCTGCGCATCGTCCGCTTCCTGCGCACTCCCGAGTACGACGAGCTGTTCTCCGGCGACCCGACCTGGGTCACCGAGTCCATCGCCGGCATGGGCGAGGACGGGCGGCCGCTGGTCTCCAAGACCTCCTTCCGCTACCTCCAGACCCTCTACAACCTCGGCCCGGCCCCCGAGCCGAACATGACCGTCTTCTGGTCGCCGCAGCTCCCCCAGGGCTTCAAGGAGTTCTGCGCCAAGGTCTCCATCGACACCTCCTCCGTGCAGTACGAGTCGGACGAGCTGATGCGCCCGCGCTTCGGCGACGACACCGCCATCGCCTGCTGCGTCTCGGCGATGCCCGTCGGCAAGCAGATGCAGTTCTTCGGCGCCCGCGTGAACCTCGCCAAGACCCTCCTGTACGCGATCAACGGCGGCCGCGACGAGAAGTCCGGCGCCCAGGTCGGCCCCGAGACCGGCGCCATCACCTCGGACGTGCTCGACTACGACGAGGTCATGCGCAAGTTCGACGAGCAGATGGAGTGGCTGGCCGACGTCTACGTCCACGCCCTGAACGTCATCCACTACATGCACGACCGGTACGCCTACGAGCGCATCGAGATGGCCCTCCACGACCGCGACGTGCGCCGCACGATGGCCTGCGGCATCGCCGGCCTCTCGGTCGCCGCCGACTCGCTGGCCGCCGTGAAGTACGCCAAGGTCACCCCGGTGCGCGATGAGACCGGCCTGGCCACCGACTACACGATCGAGGGCGAGTTCCCCGCCTACGGCAACAACGACGAGCGCGTCGACGAGATCGCCGTGTGGCTGGTCGAGGAGTTCATGAAGAAGGTGCGCAAGCACCCGACCTACCGGAACGCCGAACACACCCAGTCCGTCCTGACCATCACCTCCAACGTCGTCTACGGCAAGAAGACCGGCAACACCCCCGACGGGCGCCGCGCCGGTGAGCCGTTCTCCCCTGGCGCCAACCCGATGAACGGCCGCGACACCCACGGCTACGTGGCCTCGGCCCTGTCGGTCGCCAAGCTCCCGTACGAGGACGCCGAGGACGGCATCTCGCTGACCAACACCGTCACCCCGGACGGCCTGGGCCGCACCCCCGAGGAGCGGATCAAGAACCTCGCCGGTGTCCTCGACGGCTACATGGCCAGCGACGGCTTCCACATGAACGTCAACGTCCTCAACCGGGACGTCCTGATGGACGCGATGGAGCACCCGGAGAACTACCCGCAGCTCACCATCCGGGTCTCCGGATACGCGGTGAACTTCGTCCGGCTGACCCGTGAGCAGCAGCTCGACGTCCTGAACCGCACCTTCCACGGGTCCCTGTGA
- the pflA gene encoding pyruvate formate-lyase-activating protein, which produces MAVLLGSDIPTLPITPAAAATQRPSEGSVHSWDLSTGVDGPGTRFVTFLSGCPLTCLYCHNPDTWRMRNGKRTSADDVIAEAGKYTRFISASGGGATVSGGEPLLQPVFTGELLHRMKHELGLHTALDTSGFLGVRATDALLRDTDLVLLDIKSWDPDTYQKVTGRPLRPTLDFARRLADLGQEVHVRFVLVPGLTDDPANVEGVAAFAAGLGNVSRVDILPFHKLGEAKWQALAKPFTLHDTPSPTSEQVTAVREVFRSHGLYAV; this is translated from the coding sequence ATGGCCGTGCTCCTCGGCTCGGACATTCCGACCCTTCCCATCACCCCGGCCGCCGCGGCGACCCAGCGGCCCTCCGAGGGGTCCGTGCACTCCTGGGACCTGTCCACCGGCGTCGACGGCCCCGGCACCCGCTTCGTCACCTTCCTCTCCGGCTGCCCCCTGACCTGCCTCTACTGCCACAACCCCGACACGTGGCGGATGCGCAACGGCAAGCGCACCTCGGCCGACGACGTGATCGCGGAAGCGGGCAAGTACACCCGCTTCATCTCCGCGTCCGGCGGCGGGGCCACCGTCTCGGGCGGCGAACCGCTGCTCCAGCCCGTCTTCACCGGCGAGCTGCTGCACCGGATGAAGCACGAGCTCGGGCTGCACACCGCCCTGGACACCTCGGGCTTCCTGGGCGTGCGCGCGACCGACGCCCTGCTGCGCGACACCGACCTGGTCCTTCTCGACATCAAGTCCTGGGACCCGGACACGTACCAGAAGGTGACCGGCCGGCCGCTGCGGCCGACCCTGGACTTCGCCCGGCGCCTCGCCGACCTCGGCCAGGAGGTCCACGTCCGCTTCGTGCTCGTCCCGGGGCTGACCGACGACCCCGCCAACGTGGAGGGAGTCGCCGCCTTCGCCGCCGGTCTCGGCAACGTCTCCCGCGTGGACATCCTCCCCTTCCACAAGCTCGGCGAAGCGAAGTGGCAGGCACTCGCCAAGCCCTTCACCCTCCACGACACGCCCTCCCCGACTTCGGAGCAGGTCACCGCCGTGCGTGAGGTCTTCCGGTCCCACGGCTTGTACGCCGTCTGA
- a CDS encoding molybdopterin oxidoreductase family protein: MTHAQAGQPLPLDPSVAPPGTRNFRDAGGIPADRWHADQNGETLVPTHCCFCGVQCGMYLRVDQAGKVFGVEPRNHDINRMRLCPKGINAYQQVNHPDRLTSPLMRSNRDEPFREVSWEEALDFTVSEVRRIQGEYGNDAFGLLGGASLFSEKTYLVGKFARVALKTRHVDYNGRLCMVSAAGANKLAFGIDRAGNPFSDILLTDCLLIAGSNVGECFPVMTQYLWGARDRGATLIVVDPRETPIARTADLHVALKPGTDSAFFNSVLHVVVAEGLTDEAYLAAHTTGWEEVKKTVADYPPARAAEICGVPEEQIVQVARMFAGVDKAMAWHARGVEHHSQGVENCLSIINLCVATGNIGRPGAGYGTITGQGNGQGGREHGQKSDLLPGGRSIANPEHRRQICEIWGIDEAELPPAGTSMMEMVWQMQRREIRGLIGICNNPFVSLPNYATVKDGYDTAEFHAQFDFFLSETAANAHVVFPVTVWAEDEGVMANAEARVVKHNKAQEPPAGVRTDTWVICELARRLGAADKFDFPDSRSVFEELRIASAGTVNDYYGITYERLEETGGIAWPCPDTEHPGTPRLFEDGRTYHPDGKVHLQVVEWHPPMDPYSEEFPLSLTTGRTVAHFLSGNQTRRLGALVEQTPRPWVEVHPSLGFRNGDPVRVVTRRGSEVFPALVTEAIRPDTVFVPYHWPVPTAANALTIDALDPRSKIPEYKVCAARVEPAERIDEVPAPPTAPGQVAYPETQVSRADPLPPTAPQGRGTSERS, from the coding sequence GTGACGCACGCGCAGGCCGGGCAGCCGCTGCCGCTCGACCCCTCGGTCGCCCCGCCCGGCACGCGGAACTTCCGCGACGCCGGAGGCATCCCCGCCGACCGCTGGCACGCCGACCAGAACGGGGAGACCCTCGTCCCCACCCACTGCTGCTTCTGCGGCGTGCAGTGCGGCATGTACCTGCGGGTCGACCAGGCGGGCAAGGTCTTCGGCGTCGAACCCCGCAACCACGACATCAACCGGATGCGGCTCTGTCCCAAGGGCATCAACGCCTACCAGCAGGTCAACCACCCCGACCGGCTCACCTCCCCGCTCATGCGGAGCAACCGCGACGAGCCCTTCCGCGAGGTCAGCTGGGAGGAGGCCCTCGACTTCACCGTCTCCGAGGTCCGCCGCATCCAGGGCGAGTACGGCAACGACGCCTTCGGTCTGCTCGGCGGCGCCAGCCTCTTCTCCGAGAAGACCTATCTGGTCGGCAAGTTCGCCCGGGTCGCCCTGAAGACCCGGCACGTCGACTACAACGGGCGCCTGTGCATGGTCTCCGCCGCCGGCGCCAACAAACTCGCCTTCGGCATCGACCGGGCCGGCAACCCCTTCTCCGACATCCTCCTCACCGACTGCCTGCTGATCGCCGGCTCCAACGTCGGCGAATGCTTCCCCGTCATGACCCAGTACCTCTGGGGCGCCCGGGACCGGGGCGCCACCCTGATCGTCGTCGACCCGCGCGAGACCCCCATCGCCCGCACCGCCGACCTGCACGTCGCCCTCAAGCCCGGCACCGACTCCGCCTTCTTCAACTCCGTCCTCCACGTCGTCGTCGCCGAAGGCCTCACCGACGAGGCCTACCTCGCCGCCCACACCACCGGCTGGGAGGAGGTGAAGAAGACCGTCGCCGACTATCCGCCCGCCCGCGCCGCCGAGATCTGCGGCGTCCCCGAGGAACAGATCGTCCAGGTCGCCCGCATGTTCGCCGGCGTCGACAAGGCCATGGCCTGGCACGCCCGCGGCGTCGAACACCACTCCCAGGGCGTCGAGAACTGCCTGTCGATCATCAACCTGTGCGTCGCCACCGGGAACATCGGCCGCCCCGGCGCCGGCTACGGCACCATCACCGGCCAGGGCAACGGCCAGGGCGGTCGCGAACACGGCCAGAAGTCCGACCTCCTGCCCGGCGGCCGCTCCATCGCCAACCCCGAACACCGCCGTCAGATCTGCGAGATCTGGGGCATCGACGAGGCCGAGCTGCCGCCCGCCGGAACCTCCATGATGGAGATGGTCTGGCAGATGCAGCGCCGCGAGATCCGCGGCCTCATCGGCATCTGCAACAACCCCTTCGTCTCCCTCCCGAACTACGCCACGGTGAAGGACGGGTACGACACCGCCGAGTTCCACGCCCAGTTCGACTTCTTCCTCTCCGAGACCGCGGCCAACGCCCACGTCGTCTTCCCCGTCACCGTCTGGGCCGAGGACGAGGGCGTCATGGCCAACGCCGAGGCCCGGGTGGTCAAGCACAACAAGGCCCAGGAACCACCCGCCGGCGTCCGCACCGACACCTGGGTCATCTGCGAACTCGCCAGACGCCTCGGCGCCGCCGACAAGTTCGACTTCCCCGACTCCCGCTCCGTCTTCGAGGAGCTGCGCATCGCCTCCGCCGGAACGGTCAACGACTACTACGGCATCACCTACGAGCGGCTGGAGGAGACCGGCGGCATCGCCTGGCCCTGCCCGGACACCGAGCACCCCGGCACCCCCCGCCTCTTCGAGGACGGCCGGACCTACCACCCCGACGGCAAGGTCCACCTGCAGGTCGTCGAATGGCACCCGCCCATGGACCCGTACAGCGAGGAATTCCCCCTCTCCCTGACGACCGGGCGCACCGTCGCCCACTTCCTCTCCGGCAACCAGACCCGCCGCCTGGGCGCCCTCGTCGAGCAGACCCCCCGCCCCTGGGTCGAGGTGCACCCCTCCCTCGGCTTCCGCAACGGCGACCCGGTCCGCGTCGTCACCCGACGCGGCAGCGAGGTCTTCCCCGCCCTGGTCACCGAGGCCATCCGCCCCGACACCGTCTTCGTCCCGTACCACTGGCCCGTGCCCACGGCCGCCAACGCGCTGACCATCGACGCGCTCGACCCCCGCTCCAAGATCCCCGAGTACAAGGTCTGCGCCGCCCGCGTCGAGCCGGCCGAACGGATCGACGAGGTCCCCGCGCCGCCCACCGCCCCCGGCCAGGTCGCCTACCCGGAGACCCAGGTCTCCCGCGCCGACCCCCTGCCCCCCACGGCCCCCCAGGGCCGTGGCACCTCGGAGAGGAGCTGA